From Besnoitia besnoiti strain Bb-Ger1 chromosome X, whole genome shotgun sequence, one genomic window encodes:
- a CDS encoding calcium-dependent protein kinase CDPK4 (encoded by transcript BESB_016060), whose protein sequence is MGCTQSRVAGASARSQGPALSRCEKIGEKSAFSFAAATSSASDPVSLPKTHQEEASVAHAEPSLQAPAPPWRSQLDAPAEGALSAPLYSNSKAADAEGNGSSEEPQATNEGGKQPVSPESPPQSALEEEKRQLDASLMTGGGQSPETANGDRAEGGFREALQSQGDGEGGRQGPVEDAGPDARPSAVAAAAARRPSREEAKPVVEKASSSGCLPCAGASRASRWFRPLFSAGQQKSRSERTRGRFVSHRFTWKSSAPSGRQRGLSFRDRLQRKFRTSTVGARGGFPENHSMHASVISQGASARSSTTSFGGRLVGPALVHKTRCPRCGRNLPPVPSESLFSFTGAQRGRHPPAPGPGPAAAESHAHAQAETGGRAPHECPQATSEALLATPAQLGAPFHPPLPLDPGPGLARAPLAPNSHRPYFDRLRPGRLRAPSGAQSAWLSPVSVRPSSRPNQGSASFVGCGTLAPATGQAPGGRAKGRRSPLAFFSREGESHPAAESYQGRTTPLFCATATASEASSLRRDPRASSPSRDRRAREICTRCGWPGPPKKVPERPFDPSAHATHHAARRQARRPERGLSSSTLGSEVSVPPEFVVTDPLSFFNSLTRTPLFSSRIKTQLKLEQVYEVSSHVLGTGISGAVRIAKHRQSGRKVAVKTLSLSSMAPKKTLMLYNEVSIYLQVDHPNICKLLEVFVDDGEETAGPRRGGSTCNAPGAPKAAAAKGDSPAPAAAAGESQPASPAKGEAKEVHASEEGRGGLQVSPEEEKERREEARERRASCVSRTSRASDDGPKRRIHLVMELCTGKELYDRLAKKKRYSEKDAARVTRQMLFAINYCHQRHICHRDLKLENWVYRDNSDDAPLKLIDFGFSRIFHPGALMTAMHGTVYYVAPEVMDGKYNEKCDLWSIGVIVYMLLSGSPPFTGQGDHDILIKIRRCMYTMSGPRWQGISEHAKDFIRSLLMRNPDERPSAEDALKHPWLLDVEKEALADIEIDVSVIKSMQKFAACSAIKRASLGLIAMSMNSELLDDLERLFRKIDVDNSGCIKMDRMVAVLVTFLDIPRDEALRIFRRIDQTGAEEINYSEFLAATLQTRMALNQQLIREAFERFDVDNSGHISLDNLRYVLGDSYDSVSVEEILRQCDRKQNGVIEFDEFMLALTGDDAEVLERGNAKELAAQGEALTAQVSRHMSELADAVQARQQADDLSAVPASARERAPVPAASGMHSREGEYACQHASSSIDATTRSTQDSGSNGARRDCSPLSADAGEGNEVPDTNDQARLSLLLASPAAAAVELENAVRA, encoded by the exons ATGGGGTGTACGCAGTCtcgcgtggcgggcgcctcggcgcgtaGCCAGGGGCCTGCGTTGTCGAGGTGCGAGAAGATTGGGGAAAAGTCGGCATTTTCGTTTGCAGCAGCgacctcgtctgcctctgatcctgtctctctgccgAAAACGCACCAAGAGGAAGCCTCGgtggcgcacgcggagcCTTCTTTGCAAGCCCCGGCGCCACCGTGGCGTTCTCAGCTCGATGCGCCCGCCGAGGGAGCGCTCAGTGCGCCGCTCTACTCGAACTCGAAGGCCGCAGATGCAGAAGGCAACGGCAGTAgcgaagagccgcaggcgacaaATGAGGGCGGCAAGCAGCCGGTGTCTCCTGAGTCGCCGCCTCAGTCTGCGCtggaggaagagaagcgaCAGCTTGATGCATCGCTTATGACGGGTGGCGGCCAGTCGCCAGAGACTGCAAACGGTGACAGAGCGGAGGGGGGCTTCCGCGAGGCACTGCAGAGtcagggcgacggagagggggGTCGGCAAGGACCCGTGGAGGACGCGGGGCCCGACGCAAG GCCTTCGgccgtcgctgcggcagccgcgcgccgcccctcgcgcgaagaggcaaaGCCTGTTGTGGAGaaggcgtcgtcttcgggtTGCTTGCcctgcgctggcgcgtcCCGAGCGTCGCGTTGGTTTCGGCCACTTTTCTCAGCCGGTCAGCAGAAAAGCAGGAGCGagcggacgcgcgggcgcttcgTCTCGCACCGGTTCACCTGGAAGTCAAGCGCGCCGAGCGGACGCCAACGGGGCCTCTCGTTTCGCGACAGACTTCAGCGAAAGTTCCGGACTTCCACAGTGggcgcccgaggcggctTTCCAGAAAACCATTCGATGCACGCCTCAGTGATCTCGcagggcgcctcggcgcgaagTAGCACGACCTCGttcggcgggcgcctggTCGGGCCCGCGCTCGTACACAAGACCCGCTgtccgcgctgcggccgcaatCTCCCGCCAGTCCCTTCGGAGAGCCTCTTCTCGTTCACCGGAGCCCAACGCGGTCGCCACCCGCCGGCCCCGGGCCCgggccccgccgcggcggagtcacacgcgcacgcgcaggccgagaccggcggccgcgcgccgcacgagTGCCCACAagcgacgagcgaggcgctcctcgccacgccggcgcagctcggAGCGCCGTTCCACCCTCCCCTGCCGCTTGATCCCGGGCCtgggctggcgcgcgcgccgctagCCCCGAACTCGCATCGGCCGTACTTCGACCGCCTGCGGCCCGggcggctgcgtgcgcccTCTGGCGCCCAGAGCGCGTGGCTGAGCCCGGTGAGCGTGaggccctcctcgcgcccgaACCAGGGCTCTGCCTCCTTTGTGGGCTGCGGGAcgctggcgccggcgactgGGCAGGCGCCCGGCGGGCGGGCGAAGGGCAGGCGGAGTCCGCTAGCGTTTTTCAGTCGAGAGGGCGAGTCGCacccggcggcggagagctaCCAGGGGCGGACGACGCCCCTGTTTTGCGCgacagcgaccgcgagcgaggcgagttcgctgcggagagaccccagggcgtcgtcgccgtctcgcgaccgccgcgcgagagaaatcTGCACGCGGTGCGGCTGGCCTGGCCCGCCGAAGAAGGTCCCTGAGCGCCCGTTCGACCCCAGCGCCCACGCGACACaccacgccgcgcggcgccaagCCAGGCGACCGGAGCGCGGGCTCTCCTCCAGCACGCTG GGCTCGGAGGTGAGTGTGCCGCCAGAGTTCGTCGTTACCGATccgctctccttcttcaACTCCCTCACGCGTACGCCGTTGTTCTCCAGTCGCATCAAAACGCAGTTGAAACTCGAGCAGGTCTACGAGGTCAGCAGCCACGTCCTCGGAACAG GGATCAGCGGCGCCGTGAGGATTGCTAAGCACCGGCAGAGCGGGCGAAAGGTTGCAGTGAAGAcgctgtcgctctcctcgaTGGCGCCGAAGAAAACGCTCATGCTATACAACGAGGTCTCGATTTACCTCCAAGTCGACCATCCAAACATTTGCAAGTTGCTAGAGGTCTTCGTCGACGACGGtgaggagacagcgggcccgcgcagaggcggaagcaCGT GCaacgcgccgggcgcgcccaaggcagcggcggcgaagggagattcccctgcgcctgccgcggccgccggcgagtcgcagcccgcgtcgcccgccaagggcgaggcgaaggaagtgcacgcgagcgaggaaggcagaggcggcttGCAGGTCTCtccggaagaagagaaggagcgccgcgaggaggcgagggagcggaGAGCGAGCTGTGTGTCGAggacgtcgcgcgcgtcggacGACGGCCCCAAGCGGCGAATCCACCTCGTTATGGAGCTTTGCACGGGGAAGGAGCTCTATGACAGACTCGCCAAGAAGAAGAGATACAGCGAGAAAGACGCAGCCAGGGTCACCCGACAGATGCTCTTTGCAATCAACTACTGCCATCAGAGACATATCTGCCACAGAGATCTCAA ACTCGAGAACTGGGTGTATAGAGACAAtagcgacgacgcgccttTGAAGTTG ATCGATTTTGGATTTAGTCGCATATTCCATCCTGGCGCGCTCATGACAGCCATGCACGGGACTGTTTACTACGTGGCTCCCGAAGTCATGGACGGCAAATACAATGAAAAATGTGATTTGTGGAGTATAG GCGTCATTGTGTACATGCTGCTGAGTGGAAGCCCGCCATTCACGGGTCAGGGCGACCACGACATTCTGATCAAAATCCGGCGCTGTATGTACACCATGAGTGGACCCCGGTGGCAGGGGATCTCCGAGCATGCCAAAGACTTCATCCGGAGCCTGCTCAT gagaaaTCCCGATGAGAGGCCGTCGGCTGAAGACGCTCTGAAGCACCCCTGGTTGCTGGACGTGGAGAAGGAGGCCCTCGCAGACATCGAGATCGACGTCAGCGTCATCAAGAGCATGCAAAAGTTTGCAGCTTGCTCGGCCATCAAGCGGGCTTCTCTGG GCCTCATCGCCATGTCGATGAACTCCGAACTGCTCGACGACCTCGAGCGCCTCTTCCGGAAGATCGACGTGGACAACAGCGGGTGTATCAAG ATGGATCGCATGGTCGCCGTCCTTGTGACCTTCCTGGACATCCCTCGAGACGAGGCGCTTCGCATTTTCCGGCGCATTGACCAGACGG GCGCTGAGGAGATCAACTACAGCGAGTTCCTGGCGGCGACACTCCAGACCCGCATGGCCCTGAACCAACAACTTATTCGCGAAGCTTTTGAAAG GTTTGACGTGGACAATAGTGGACATATCAGCCTAGACAACTTGCGCTACGTGCTTGGTGACAGCTACGACAGCGTGTCGGTGGAGGAAATTCTGCGGCAGTGCGACAGGAAGCAAAACGGAGTCATCGAGTTCGATGAG TTCATGCTAGCCCTGACAGGAGACGATGCTGAGGTGCTGGAGCGGGGCAATGCGAAGGAACTCGCAGCTCAAGGCGAGGCTCTCACAGCT CAAGTCAGCCGTCACATGAGCGAGCTGGCGGACGCGGTGCAGGCTAGACAGCAGGCAGACGATCTCAGTGCGGTGCCGGCTTCAGCTCGTGAGCGAGCTCCAGTCCCGGCCGCGTCGGGAATGCATtcgagagaaggcgagtACGCCTGTCAGcacgcgagcagcagcatcGACGCTACAACCCGCTCCACACAGGACAGCGGCAGCAacggggcgcggcgcgactgttcgccgctctctgcggacgcaggcgaagggaATGAAGTCCCGGACACGAATGATCAGGCACGCCTTTCCCTCCTTCTTGCatcgccggccgcggcagcagtcGAGCTCGAAAATGCAGTGCGGGCCTAG
- a CDS encoding enoyl-CoA hydratase/isomerase family protein (encoded by transcript BESB_016070), with product MGQDEHTGRPATTFKYLIIENPVNAPGVTVIKLNRPDSLNALCRGLCDELVDLLKRLDTDDNVRCVVLTGAGGKAFAAGADIKELAELDGTEADAPHLLDKWSQISLFRKPIVCAVNGYALGGGCELAMMCDIVIASTQAIFGQPEVQIGTIPGMGGSQRLPRAVGKSLAMEMILTGGAIDAERAVQAGLASRVVAPAALEHEAIKIASSISKLSLPIVIQAKRCVRRAYELPLEDGLFFERRTFQQAFAYEDRKEGMDAFVQKRAPQWQDK from the exons ATGGGACAGGACGAACACACGGGGAGACCGGCAACGACGTTCAAATATTTGATCATCGAGAATCCCGTCAATGCCCCTGGTGTCACTGTGATAAA ACTCAATAGACCCGACTCCCTGAACGCCCTGTGCCGAGGTCTCTGCGACGAGCTTGTCGATCTTCTGAAACGGCTCGACACAG ATGACAACGTCAGGTGCGTCGTCCTCACTGGAGCAGGCGGTAAGGCCTTCGCAGCTGGTGCTGATATCAAGGAACTGGCAGAGCTTGACGGTACCGAAGCTGATGCGCCACACCTACTGGACAAATGGTCCCAAATCTCACTATTTCG GAAACCGATTGTCTGCGCGGTGAATGGATACGCGCTAGGAGGAGGATGTGAACTTGCCATGATGTGCGACATTGTTATTGCTAGCACCCAA GCGATTTTTGGCCAGCCGGAAGTGCAGATCGGGACAATACCGG GAATGGGCGGTTCtcagcgcctccctcgcgcagTTGGAAAGAGCCTGGCCATGGAGATGATACTCACAGGTGGAGCCATTGACGCCGAAAGAGCGGTCCAGGCCG GCCTAGCGAGCCGGGTGGTCGCTCCAGCAGCGTTGGAACACGAGGCTATCAAGATTGCATCCTCCATTTCGAAGCTCTCTCTACCCATCG TTATTCAAGCCAAGAGATGCGTCCGCCGAGCTTACGAGTTGCCATTGGAGGACGGACTTTTCTTCGAAAGGCGCACCTTTCAGCAGGCTTTTGCATACGAAGATCGAAAGGAGGGGATGGACGCATTCGTGCAAAAACGTGCTCCTCAGTGGCAGGACAAATGA
- a CDS encoding putative eukaryotic translation initiation factor 3 subunit 7 (encoded by transcript BESB_016080), whose product MEQPCEERPHFEHVSNPESLFRCHPQRNGWGPANCDKEVRSECLAALAHLPFEPNVRPSLFSHQLFRACDFTFHVQQRQRDGRDPRGIGVAFADEEQQFQTVDNRPLLKRGGGGGWLHKRRAPVKQSTAAFNEKNKEEEELRLGKKGKSEQKKQQQQQQARFARIHARHRAFSEWSVQPTNEWAVEAEIPLSQLYKHAVESSKIKVKDLAWRGELRTYNKQADQIRTKLPVALQNLSSNFDYYWVTTQDDDLIKEHMLNSSEPIDVAATDQVLAVLMAAPQSKYSWHLHLTKVEGKLLIGKANGSIVDLLTVNETASEPPMQDAENRLNRPAALGFEAVKINQNLRQQLLVKGEDPVKFPPPPFVEAGDNPASVAYRYRLFTIPGRTAGAAGGKSRQPINIIARTEVNAKLPQAAGTPKPAADAEPTTGHGRREKEDSDPFGKDGGGYVYICALNEYDIKGQKNWRVQMETQRGALLATEVRNNACKLKKFVASAMMAGCDDLKLGFVSRKSNNDNEHHVVLSVQSYQTRDLGLQIGLKPDNAWGIVRAIVDLVMDKPDGRYVLLKDPTKPVMRLYSRPEDEDEDGEEDEKAPEARADDDEANRNDEE is encoded by the exons ATGGAGCAACCCTGCGAGGAGCGGCCTCATTTCGAGCATGTCTCGAATCCGGAGAGCCTCTTCAGGTGTCATCCGCAAAGGAACGGATGGGGCCCTGCCAACTGCGACAAGGAAGTGCGATCAGAGTGCCTGGCAGCTCTGGCGCACCTTCCATTTGAGCCGAACGTGCGcccgtctctcttctctcacCAGCTCTTCCGCGCGTGTGATTTCACCTTCCATGTGCAGCAG AGACAACGTGATGGCCGTGATCCTCGGGGCATCGGCGTCGCTTTTGCGGATGAGGAGCAGCAGTTCCAGACTGTGGATAATAGGCCGCTTCTGAAACGTGGCGGAGGAG GCGGATGGCTGCATAAACGTCGAGCTCCTGTGAAGCAGTCCACCGCTGCCTTCAACGAAAAAAacaaagaggaggaagagctTCGCTTGGGCAAGAAGGGCAAGAgcgagcagaagaagcagcaacAACAGCAACAG GCTCGCTTCGCGCGTATTCACGCGCGCCATAGGGCGTTCAGTGAGTGGTCCGTGCAGCCCACCAACGAATGGGCCGTTGAGGCGGAGATTCCTCTTTCGCAGTTATACAAGCATGCCGTTGAGAGCT CCAAGATCAAGGTCAAGGATTTGGCATGGCGCGGTGAGCTGCGCACCTATAACAAACAAGCCGACCAAATCCGCACGAAATTGCCTGTCGCACTCCAGAACTTGTCGTCCAACTTTGACTACTACTGGGTTACTACTCAAGATGACGATTTGATTAAG gAGCACATGCTGAACAGTTCGGAGCCAATTGATGTTGCGGCAACGGACCAGGTGCTCGCTGTCCTGATGGCGGCACCGCAGTCGAAGTACTCGTGGCACTTGCATTTGACGAAGGTCGAAGGCAAGCTGCTCATTGGCAAAGCGAACGGCTCTATTGTTGACTTGCTGACGGTTAATGAGACGGCTAGCGAACCTCCCATGCAGGATGCGGAA AACCGCCTGAATAGGCCTGCTGCCCTTGGCTTTGAGGCGGTGAAGATCAATCAGAACCTGCGCCAACAGCTTCTGGTCAAGGGTGAAGACCCGGTCAAgttcccgccgcctcctttcGTTGAGGCTGGCGACAACCCTGCATCGGTGGCGTACAG GTACCGCCTGTTCACCATTCCGGGACGCAcagccggcgcggctggcggtAAATCAAGACAGCCAATCAACATCATTGCGAG AACGGAAGTCAACGCGAAACTGCCACAGGCCGCTGGAACACCGAAGCCGGCAGCCGACGCAGAACCGACAACAGGACAcggcagacgcgaaaaaGAGGACAGCGATCCCTTCGGAAAGGATGGTGGCGGCTATGTGTACATTTGTGCACTTAATGAATATGACATCAAGG GGCAGAAGAACTGGCGCGTGCAGATGGAGACTCAGAGGGGAGCTCTGCTGGCGACAGAGGTCCGGAACAACGCTTGCAAACTGAAAAAGTTTGTTGCGTCTGCCATGATGGCCGGCTGCGATGACCTCAAGCTCGGTTTCGTTTCGCGTAAATCGAACAATGACAACG AGCACCATGTCGTTCTGAGCGTCCAGTCCTACCAGACACGGGATCTCGGTCTGCAGATTGGCCTGAAGCCAGATAATGCATGGGGTATCGTTCGAGCCATTGTTGACCTCGTCATGGACAAACCCGATGGCCG ctaCGTCCTGCTCAAGGACCCGACGAAGCCGGTGATGCGACTCTATTCGAGACCTGAAGATGAGGATGAAGATGGAGAAGAGGATGAAAAGGCGCCGGAAGCTAGAGCCGACGATGACGAGGCCAACAGAAACGACGAAGAGTAA